A region of the Muricauda sp. MAR_2010_75 genome:
ATGGTGGACAAATTGTATGAAGCAAGTAGAGCAGGGGTTAAAATTCAGATGATCATTAGGGGTATATGCTGTCTTATCCCTGGAGTTGAAGGCATGAGCGAAAATATTGAGGCCATAAGTGTTGTGGATAAATTCTTGGAGCATCCCCGCTTATTTATTTTTGGAAATGGGGGTGACCCAAAAATCTACATTTCATCGGCAGATTGGATGACCCGGAATCTTGATTTTAGGGTAGAGGTGGGCTGTCCCATATACGACCCCGATATTCGGCAAGAATTATTGGATACCTTTGATATTTCATGGGGGGATAACCTTAAAGCCCGAGTTTTTTCGGACAAACAGGACAATGCCTACAGAAAAAGAGGTGAGGATGAACCCGAGCTACGGTCCCAATTTGAGATGTACTACTATTATCAAAAAAAGCTGGAATCCTAATACCTCCCTAACTTGATCATACGAAAATTTGCCGCTATTGATATTGGATCTAACGCCATTAGGTTGTTGATCAACAACGTTATCGAACACGAAGAAAAACCTACCGTATTCAAAAAAAGTGAACTGGTTCGGGTACCCGTTCGTTTGGGCGAGGATTCGTTTTTGAGAGGGGAAATTTCAGAAAGGAATTTAAAGCGCCTGATCAAGACCATGCAATCCTTTGATTTGTTGATGCAGGTCTATGGTGTGGAAAAATATATGGCCTGTGCCACCTCGGCCCTGCGTGAAGCCAAAAATGGACAAGAAGTCATTGAGAAGGTCCAAAAGGAGTCCGGGGTGCAAATCCAGATAATAGATGGAAAACAAGAAGCTTCCATTATTGCTTCCACGGACTTGAAGGATCTTATTAAGAGTGATCGATTCTATCTCTATGTTGATGTTGGGGGCGGAAGTACGGAATTCACCATTTTCGACAAAGGAAATCCAGTTATGTCCCGCTCATTTGAAATTGGAACCGTTCGCATTCTCAATGATTTGGTGAAGGATACGGTTTGGGATGAAATAAAGCTGTGGATCACTTCCAATATGAACGTGGAGAACAAGGTTGAAATTATTGGGTCAGGCGGAAACATCAACAAACTCCATAAAATGTCCGGAAGAAAAATAGGGCAGCCCTTATCCTACATTTGGCTGAATGCCCAATACCACTTTTTGAACAGTATGGACTATGAAGATCGCATATCAGAATTGGGATTGAACCAAGATAGGGCCGATGTAATTATACCGGCCACCAAAATTTTCCTCAATGCTGCCAAATGGAGTAAGGCTAAGAAAATTCATGTACCCAAAATCGGTTTGGCCGATGGAATGATCAAGACCTTGTACTATCGGTGAATTAACCGTGCATGGTCTCTTTTTTGCCCAAGTCTTTCATTAATTGGGCTTCATATTCCAAGAGGTCTTGCCATTTTTTATCTACCTCTGCGTTATTCCCATATTTACGGGCAAACTTTAAGAACATGGTATAATGGTTGGCCTCGCTGGCCATAAGGTTGCGGTAAAACTCAGAAAGTTCCTCATCCTGAATTTCTTCGGAAAGTAATCGGAATCGCTCGCAACTGCGGGCCTCAATGAGGGCAGCATACAGCAGTTTGTGTACCAAATGGGTTTCACGGCTCCCGCCTTTTGGAAAGAATTTCATCAGCTCCAAAACATATTCATCTTTGCGCTCGCGACCCAAAACCCAACCACGTTTCAAAATTTTGTCGTGGACCATGTTAAAATGCCCCATTTCCTCCCGGGCCAAAGCGGTCATTTCCTTGACCAATTCCGATTTTTCTGGAAAACCTATAATCAAGGATATGGCTGTACTGGCCGCTTTTTGTTCACAATAGGCGTGATCGGTAAGGATTTCTTCAATATTTTTTTCAACAATGTTCACCCATCTGGGGTCTGTTGGTAACTTAAGCCCTAACATGTATGCTTTTTTTGAATTTTCCAGTGCAAAGATAGGAGTATTGCGACAAGCAGTTTAGAAATCTAAATCAAACTCTTTGCGCAAGAGGTCTATGGCCGGATTTTTTTCCTTTAGTTTTTCATATTTCTCCTGAGGGGTAAAGGCAAATTTCTTGGCCACCTCCTCATTTACGGTAATGTGCAGTGTAATGGAATAATTGTTCAGATTTTGTTTGAGATGATCCAATATCAAACTTTGTTCCCGTTCAACTTCTTTTTTCATGGTGCCGTTGGGCAGCTCAATCCAAATGGTGTTCTCGTTTTTTAGTTTGGGCACATCGGTCTGGAGATTACTGGCCAGGATTTTTCGTCCTTTATTTTCAAGAATATGGACAAAATCATCCCAATGTTGTTGCATGTCGGCCTCTGAAAATGGTTCGCTGGGCAGCTCTTCATGGGGAACATCCGGTGTCTTTGTCTGTTCATGCGCCTTTTTGGCCTTGATACTGGAAAGTGATAGCCCAGAAACCCGTTTTTCTGGAGTCTTTATCTGGATCTTTTTGGCAGGTTGATAGCTTTCTTTGGGTTCTTGAACTACAGCTTCTTCTGGTTCAGCGACTTGAACAACCTCTTCCTTGTTATCTTCTTCAAGCTGTTTTGAAGCTGTGCCATTAGTCTTGGGAGCTACAGTTCCATTTTTGGGTGCAGTGGAAGTAAAATAGGAAGCAGGGATTAAGAAACTAGCGTTTTTTTTTTCTCCATCAAAAGTGATGGATGCCAATTTCATTAAGGTGAGTTCCACCAGTAACCGCTGATTTTTGCTCGATTTGTATTGAAGATCGCAATTATTGGCCATATCAATGGATTTCAACAAAAACTCTTTTGATGCTTTTTTGGCCTGCTCTTGATAGTGCTGTTGTACATCTTCACCCACTTCCAAAAGGGGTAGGGTATCTGGATGTTGGCAAACCATTAAATCCCTAAAATGTGATGCCAATCCTGTGATAAAATGGTGTCCATCAAAACCAAGGGACAAGGTTTTGTTGAAAAGTACCAACAATTCAGGAATTTTGTTCTCCAAGATAAGATCTGTTGCTGTAAAGTAGGTGTCGTAATCCAGCACATTGAGGTTGTCCGTTACGGCTTTTCGGGTCAACTGTTTTCCTGAAAAGCTTACGACACGGTCAAAAATGGAAAGCGCATCACGCATGGCACCATCCGCTTTTTGGGCAATGATGTGGAGTGCACTTTCTTCCGCTTCAACCCCCTGTTGCTCGGCAATATATTTAAGATAGTCCGCTGCATCTTTCACTGTAATTCTCTTAAAATCAAAGATTTGACAACGGGATAAAATGGTAGGGATAATCTTGTGCTTTTCCGTGGTGGCCAAAATAAAAATGGCATGTTTTGGAGGTTCTTCCAGGGTCTTTAAAAAGGCATTGAACGCCGATTGGGACAACATGTGAACCTCATCAATGATATAAACCTTGTATTTGCCCACTTGTGGTGGAATCCGGACTTGGTCAATAAGACTTCGGATGTCATCCACAGAGTTGTTGGAAGCAGCATCCAACTCAAAAATGTTGAAGGCAAAATCCTCATCTTCCCGCTCGGTTCCATCTTGGTTGATTTTTTTGGCCAAAATCCGGGCACAAGTGGTCTTGCCAACCCCTCTGGGGCCACAGAACAACAAGGCTTGGGCCAAATGGTTGTTTTCAATGGCATTCAGTAGGGTATTGGTAATGGACTCCTGGCCCACGACATCCTTGAAGGTCTGGGGACGGTACTTCCTCGCTGATACTACAAAAGGTTCCAAAATTGTGGGAAAAGATTGTATTACTACAAATATAAAAATAGGAATGTGTAAAGCCACTTGTCTGCAACCTAGATCACCTTTTTTTATTAACAATTAGGTTACCTTTGCCGCCAGCAGGCCACCTTATCGCTGCAATCCTGAGCAATTGGGGTTGAAGAGGAAAGTCTGGACACCATAGTGCAGCATAGCGGGTAACGCCCGTCCGCCGAAAGGCGAGGACCAGTGCAACAGAAAGGATGTACAGTTCGGCTGTAGTGAAATCATGTAAACTCTATGCGGTGAAACGTCACGTAAACCAGCGCTTTGAGGGCTGCACGCCCAAGCTGGAGGGTAGGCGGTTAGAGCTTTTGGGCAACCAAAAGTCTAGATAAATGATAAGGCTCGACAGAATCCGGCTTATGGCCTGCTTTTTTTATTCAAACTTTAAAGGTGTTGTCTTAATGGTCAATTACTGACCCATCAAAACTGTCCCACATTTCAGGAAATTCCCATTCTTCTACCCCACGTTCATTTTCTACTAAATCATCATCCAATTCAAGCCCAAGACCTGGCCCATCTATGTTTCCTGCTAAGGAAATATGACCATCATCATCCATCACCAATGGTTTTTTAATATAACTTTTCCCAAGAGAACTGCGTTCTACACCATCATTTGGAGCTGCTTGTAGATTAGGTAATTCGTGTGCCAATAGGTTGGGAATACTGGCTACAACATGCAAAGATGCTACAGCTCCAACAATGCCTTCTTTAGCATGGGGCAACATGGCTGCGTAGAAAGCTTCAGCCAAAGATGAAATAGCCTTAAGTTCTGTAATACCCCCACAATGGGTTATATCTGGTTGAAGGATAGAAGCAGCGCCTAATGTCAGTAATTCTCTAAACTGCCATTTTGTAACCATTCGTTCACCCGTTGCAAAAGGAATATGGGTCTTTTTGGCCATTTCTGCCATTAGGGGAAGATTTTGAAACTGTATTGGTTCTTCATAAAACCAAGGTTGAAATTCTTCCAGGGCCTTAATCAAAATCATAGAAGTTTGTGGCGAATGGTCTCCATGTAATTCTATTCCCATATCCACTTTTGGGCCAATGACATCCCTAATAGCAGCAATATTGTCCACAACTCCTTGTACAAAATCAGGATTCTCTACATAACGAGACAGTCTACCACGACTGTATGTAACGCCCACTTTCATGGATGTATATCCCTCGTCAATCACTTTTTGTGCTCCTTCAGGAGAACCGGCCTGCCCATATACCCTTACTCTGTTCCTATTTGGACCTCCAAGCAACTCATATACTGGAACTCCAAGTGCTTTTCCCTTAATGTCCCACATGGCTATGTCAACTGCAGATAAGGCACTGGTAAGAACAATGCCTCCTCGGTAGAATGCATGACGGTATATGGCTTGCCAATGATGTGCCGGTTTTCTTGGGTCTTTTCCAATCAGGTATTTTTCTAATTCTTTAATGGCGGCCATAGTTGTGGGTATACGCCCTTCAACTGTTCCTTCACCAATACCCACAATACCAACATTAGTGTACATTTTCACAAAAATTGTTCGTAAGGTATGTACAGGAATAATTTCCAGTTTGGTAATTTTTATAGGGTCTTTGGGAGATACAAGCGCTTTGTTGACATTGAACGTATTGCCGGCTTCAGAATATTTTATGGGTTGACCAACAAGTTGTTCTGTAACCAAAAGCCCAGCCATACCTGCAGTCATATTTCTAAGCCAATTTCTTCGAGAAAAATCCTTTTTCATTTTTGGTAAGGTTATATCGTTTTTTACTGATTAAACATATAATTATGAGAAAAGTATAACATCTGTATAACCTAAAAGTAAGGAATAAGTCTTAGCTTTCTTATGCAGCAATAGTAAAAAAGCTGAATATACTACCGCCGTATTTTCGGCTCTCTGCAAAATGGGGATGTTCGGATAAATCAGTTTGATCGGAATGCTCAATTACCAAAAGGCCATCTTCTTTTAATAATTCATTTTGAAAAACAAGATTGGCAATGCTTAAAAATTGTGCGATGTCAAAATCGTAGGGGGGGTCTGCAAAAATGAGGTTGAACTTTTCCGTGGTTCGCTTCAAAAATTTGAAGACATCAGATTTAATGGGCGTAATTTGGAAATCGAGTTCTCTAGCTGTTTTGGAAATAAATTGTACACAACCTGCATAGCTATCCACAGCAGTAATTTCTTCAGTGCCCCTCGAAGCAAACTCAAAACTGATGTTGCCCGTCCCGGAAAAAAGATCCAGTACCTTAAGCTCATCCAGATAATAGCGATTGTTGAGAATATTGAATAACCCTTCCTTGGCCATGTCCGTAGTGGGACGTACTGGAAGTTTTTTTGGGGCGGTCAGTCTCTTTCCCTTATATTTTCCCGAAATAATCCGCATTATAAGGCGCTCAGTATAGAGAAATCAATGGCGTCGTTCTCCAATTCATCAAGGGGAAAGGATGAGGTATGGGGAACAAAAACGGAAACCTGTTTTACATATTGGTGACACAAATTGTAGATAGGGTCTCTTTCCTCAATGGTACCGAACAGCTTAAGTTGAATTTTTTCGGGATCCATCTGTAACTGTTCAAAGCTGAAGAGCAGATAGTACAAAAAATCCTCTTTGGTCTTGAACTCAAACTGATTGTAGAAGATGAGTTTTTTCTCTGTCACCACCATCATTTCCATTTCCTTTTCGGAAACCTGGACATAACAAATCGGTTCTGAAGAAATTCTTGCTTGGTTCAGTAATGTATTGATTAAGACGGTACCACTGTGCTTGAACTCAAATTCACCGAAAATATCAAAAATATAGTTGTTGATATTTGTATACGGCACATAGACATTTACAATTTCCTGATTGGGAATTTCATCAAAGGCTATAAGATCCGTTGCCATGATCTTGGCATTGAACTTAAGATAGTTGGGCAGTTCTTCTGTATTGAAAAGCGGTTTTGGCACCAAACTGAACATGTTGTTCTTGTGGATGACCACTACTTCGGAAAAATCACTGCCAATATCATTTTTCAGGTTGATGATTGTTTTCAGCTCCTTGAGCATGAGATAGGGAGTGGACGGTGTTTTAAAGCTCACTTTCTCGAAAGCCAGGATTTTGTTGGAAATGGTGTCCAGTACACAAAAAGAAAGTCCATTCAAGCCGACTTGAATGGACAATTTTCTAAAAGTGTTATTTTCTTTGGACTGTACTATCCTAGTTGTTTTTTCTGTCATAGATGGGAGGCCAGTTACCATTTGTACTTACATCGGTAAGGGAACCTACTTTGATTTCAGTACCGTTGACTTCCTCTACACTTTGATGGGCGTTTTCCCTGGCCAATAAATCTGCGGGTTGATCATATAGAACAACGTTCTTTTTTACTTTGGCCTCAAAAACAGGGGCTTTGTAGCCACTTTTGTCAATGATGTCCGCTTTCATCTCAAACTTTTCATCATTCTGGGCGTAAGGAACGTTCATCATGGTTTTGTAGCTATCATCGGCTCCAAATAGAGAATCCTTCACTTTTACCTGTCCAAGGGTATCTATGATAACGGTGTCTTGTTGAAGCTCAATTTGATATACTCTATCATATCGCATGAAAGAGGAATCCCTTTGTGTTGTAATGGTATAACTTCCGGTATCGATGAACTGTATTAAACTATTGAAGTTGTCAGCATACTTTCCATTAACAGTTTTATAGGCTTCTTGGGCATCCCTAATATCTTTAAGTTTGGCAATTACCTCAGAAAATCTTTCTTGTCTTACCTTATTGAATTCGATGGGGGCATTGATGGATTTGTAAATTTTGTAGCCCAGAAAAATACTCAAAAGTGCAAAAGCGATCACAAGGATGGGCTTTATTTTTTGAGGTAAAAACTTGTCAATCAGGAATACAAGGCCTATGGTCAGAAGGCATATTAATACTACGATAAGGATTAAGTTTAACATATCTGCTATTGTCTTTCTAAGTTAATTTAGTGGTTACAGACAAATCTACAATTTTTTTTTAATCACGAAACTTTTTGCTTTAAAAAACCATGCTATCTTTAGATGCCTATGGACAAGCCCACAGCATTAAATTTCTTATCGATATTAACAGAAAAATTCCCCCACGTTCCAACTATAAAACAGGATGTGGCCTTGGAGAAACTGGCCCATTTTGTGGTCAATGGGAAAAAGGACGATATTTTCCTTTTAAAAGGCTTTGCTGGAACTGGTAAAACCACCATTGTGGCCACTATGGTGAGCAGCCTTTGGAAAATACGGATGAGTTCCGTTCTCATGGCCCCAACGGGAAGGGCCGCCAAGGTAATGTCGGTCTATTCGGGGAACAAGGCCTTTACCATTCATAAGAAAATCTATTTTCCCAAAAAACAGGCCGGAGGAGGCGTCCAGTTTGTTCTGGCGCCCAACAAGCATAGGAATACCATTTTTATAGTCGATGAAGCTTCCATGATTCCCGACACCCCGGCAGATTCCAAACTTTTTGAAAACGGGTCATTGTTGGACGACCTAATGTTTTATGTGCATTCCGGTCATAACTGTAAACTGATTTTGATAGGGGACACGGCACAGTTGCCCCCAGTTAAGCTCGAAATCAGTCCGGCCTTGGAGGAAGATCGGCTTTCCTTGAACTATAATAAGGAGGTAGAATGTTTGGAATTGGATGAGGTGATGCGGCAGAGCGATGATTCCGGGATTCTCTACAATGCCACCAATCTCAGGGAACAATTGCAATCCCAATTTTTTGATGGCTTTAAATTTGAAACAGGACCGTTTAAGGACATTGTTCGACTTATTGATGGTACCGAAATTCAGGAAGCCATTGATTCGTCCTACAGTGAAAATGGCAAAGAAGAAACCGTCATTATAGTTAGGTCCAACAAAAGGGCCAACCTGTACAATCAAAATATCAGGGAACGAATTCTCTTTTTGGACAATGATATTGCCGTTGGGGATTATATGATGGTGGTCAAGAACAACTATTTTTGGTTAAAGCCCAATTCAGAAGCCGGTTTTATTGCCAATGGTGATATTATTGAGGTATTGGAACTGTTCGCTATTAAGGAGCTCTACGGATTTACATTTGCTGAGGTAAAGGTGAAGATGGTGGATTATCCCAACCAAAAACCTTTTGAGACCGTTCTGTTATTGGATACCATAAATGCACAGACTCCATCACTTTCCTATGAAGATGGCAATAAGCTGTATCAAGAAGTAATGAAGGATTATGCCCATGAAAAATCCAAATACAAAAAGTTTCTCGGGGTCAAGAACAACAAATACTTTAACGCGTTGCAAGTAAAATTTTCCTATGCCATTACCTGCCATAAATCGCAAGGAGGGCAATGGGATACGGTCTTTGTGGAACAACCGTATTTGCCCAATGGTGTGGACAAGGATTATTTACGATGGCTGTATACCGCGGTCACCCGGGCCAAACGTCAACTCTTCTTAATAGGTTTTAAAGATGATTTTTTTCTTGACTAGGAATACCCTATTTTAGTCAGGACCATGAATATGACACCAGATACCATTATAAGTATTTTTTTAGGCATTGGTTTGGCCGCTTCGGTAGGGTTTAGGGTCTTTTTGCCCTTGTTCGCCCTTAGTTTGGCCGCATATTTGGGTGCTTGGGAACTCAATGACAATTGGCAATGGATTGGGAGCTTGGCCGCTTTAATAACATTGGGAGTCGCCACCATCATGGAGATTTTTGCCTATTTTATTCCATGGGTGGACAATGCCTTGGACAGTATTGCCATTCCCTTGGCAGGGATTGCAGGTACCGCTGTTATGGTATCAACAGTGGCCGATTTAGACCCTGTGGTCACTTGGTCCTTGGCAATCATAGCCGGTGGGGGAACCGCTACCGCCATTAAAGGGGCAAATGCAACGGGACGATTGACTTCTACGGCAACAACGGGTGGAATCGCCAACCCCATCGTGTCCACTGTTGAAACAGGTGCCGCTGTGGTTGTTTCAACCGCATCAATTTTGGTGCCCCCCATTGCTGCGATTTTGGTCATCATTATTTTGATTTTCATTTTTAGGATTTACCGAAAACTACGCCCCAAAACCAAATAACAACATCCATCAATCTATAGTAAGTGAGAATAATTTCCATGATCCCGGCGCGCTACCAAGCCTCAAGATTCCCTGCAAAACTCATGCAGGATCTTTGTGGGAAACCGGTCATTGTCAGAACCTATGAAGCAGCCATTAACACGGGGCTGTTTGATGCCGTTTACGTAGTAACGGACAGCACAATTATTTCCGATGTCATCTCTAAAATGGGAGGTAATGTCGTCATGAGCAAAAATGAACACCAAAGCGGGAGTGACCGTATAGCGGAAGCCGTGGAGGACATGGATGTGGACATTGTTATAAATGTACAGGGCGATGAACCTTTTATTGATGGTGAAAGTTTGGGGAAAATCATTGAAGTTTTCAAAAAAGACGATAAAAAAGAGATAGATTTGGCCTCATTAATGACCCCTATAACCGATTGGGAGGAAATCTCAAACCCCAATACGGTAAAGGTCATCGTGGACAATCAAAATTGTGCCCTCTATTTTTCCCGTTCCCCCATCCCTTATCCCCGTGATAAGGAAGTTGACGCTACCTATTACAAACACAAAGGAATCTATGCCTTCAGAAAAAGGGCTTTGATGGATTTTCAAAGATTGCCCATGTTGCCCTTGGAAGCCAAAGAAAAAATAGAGGCCATTCGGTTTTTGGAGTATGGGAAGAAAATAAAAATGGTGGAAACCCACGTCACTGGAATTGAAATAGACACCCCGGAAGATTTGGAACGAGCTGTAAAAGCATGGAAGTAGACTTTAGCAACATAAAAGTTATCGGCTTTGATGCCGATGATACCCTTTGGGTAAACGAGACCTATTTTAGGGAGACTGAAGAGCGTTTCGCGGATTTGTTGGAGGGGTATGAAACAAAGAACAAGGTAGATCAGGAATTGTTCAAAAAAGAGATGGACAATCTGGAAATATATGGATATGGCATAAAAGGGTTTATGTTGTCCATGATAGAATCTGCATTGGAGTTGTCCAACAATAAAATCCCTCAAGAAACCATTTCTGAGATATTAAAATTGGGAAAGGATATGATTTCCCATCCCGTGGAGCTGTTGGATGGTGTGGAAGAAGTACTCTCCAAACTGGTGGACAAATACCGATTGATCGTACTCACCAAAGGAGATCTTTTGGACCAAGAACGCAAATTGGAGAAGTCAGGACTTTCTAAATATTTCCATCATGTAGAGGTGCTCAGTGACAAAAAAGAAAGCAATTACAGTAATCTTTTGGAGCATCTAAATATAGAAGTGGATGAGTTTTTAATGATAGGCAATTCTCTTAAGTCAGATGTATTGCCTATCTTGAAAATTGGTGCCAAGGCTGTACATGTTCCCTTTCATACCACATGGGCCCATGAAATGGTTACGGAAACTGAGCAGATGAACGACCACCTAAAACTGAACAGCCTCAAGGACATTTTAAAATATTTAAATAAACATTGAAGACCGAAAGCAACTTGAAAAGAGAAGAAATAAAATCACACCAGAAGACCGTGTACCGTAATTTTCCTATGGTACCCCGTGTAGTTTTTGGGCAGGGAAGTTTTTCACAATTGGGCGAAATTTTGTTGCCCAAACGTAAAAACGCCGATGCGCCTTTTATTTTTTTGATCGATGACTACTTTGAGACTAGGGATTTGGTTGCCCAGATTCCATTAATGTTCAATGATAAAATCATCTTTGTTTCAGCAGATGAAGAACCCAAGACAGCCCAAGTGGATGCTTTAGTGAAGTTGATCAAAGAAGAATACAGTGAGCTGCCTTCCGGAATAATAGGCATTGGTGGGGGAACCCTTTTGGATTTGGCCAAGGCCGTATCCATATTATTGAACAACAATGGCCTGGCAGAAAACTACCAAGGCTGGGATTTAGTGAATAAGCCGGCGTTGTACCATGTGGGAATCCCTACCATAAGTGGAACAGGAGCAGAGGTTTCCCGAACAACCGTTTTATTGGGGCCAGAGAAAAAACTAGGAATCAACTCAGATTTTACCACCTATGATCAAGTATTGTTGGATCCTGACCTGACCAAAACCGTTCCCAAAGAACAGTGGTTCTACACCGGTATGGATTGTTATATTCACTGTATTGAGTCCCTTACAGGAACCTATTTAAATGCTTTCAGCCAAAGTTATGGGGAAAAGGCCCTGGAACTTTGTAAAGATGTATTTCTAAAAGATATTCCGGCTAGCGAGTCCAGGGACAAATTAATGATGGCTTCATGGCACGGCGGCATGAGCATAGCCTATTCCCAAGTGGGGATTGCCCATGCCATGAGCTATGGATTGTCCTATTTATTGGGAATTAAGCATGGTATTGGAAATTGTATTGTTTTTCAACATTTGGAGGAGTTTTATCCAGAAGGGGTCGCTCTTTTTAACAAGATGGTGGAAAAGCATGATATAAAATTGCCAAAAGGGGTTTGTGCCAACCTTACCCAAAACGATTTTGATGTCATGGTCAATGTGGCGTTGGGATTGGATGCCCTTTGGGAAAATGCCCTTGGGAAGGAATGGAAGACCATTATGACCCCAGAGCGACTTCAAACCATTTACCAAAAAATTTAATGGTAATCAATCTTTCCAACTTGGAACGACTTATTTTGAAAAAATGCACACGCTGGCCAAGTTTATTTACTATAGAATTCTGGGCTGGAAACTGAACGGAACTTTTCCCAATTTGGATCAATGTGTGGTCATTGTGGTACCTCATACGCATTGGATTGATTTTTTTCTGGGATTGTTGGTCCGAAAAGTGGTCAACCAAGAAATCAACTACATTGGAAAAAAAAGTCTGTTCAAACCTCCGTTCGGATGGTTTTTTAGATGGACAGGGGGAGCGCCCGTAGATCGTTCCAAAAATTCAAATACTGTGGACAGTGTTGTCCAGATTTTTAAGGAAAGAAAAATATTCCGATTTGCCTTGGCTCCAGAAGGTACCCGAAAAAAAGTTGACCACCTACGAACCGGTTTTTACCATATCGCCAAAAAGGCCAAAGTACCCATTGTCATGGTTGCTTTTGATTTTGGAAAAAAGGAAGTGAAAATTTCCGAACCATTCCACCCTACCGATAATCAGCAAGCGGATTTTAAAAGAATCCACAATTTCTACAAAGGGGTAGTGGGAAAAATTGCAGAGTATAGTTTTTAGATTTTTGTCTATTCTTTCATGGTATGATAAACGTTCTGTATATCGTCTATTTTATATTAAATAACTGATATTGATTTAACTGTATTTAATTATATTTTTATTAGTTCGATATTAGTTCGATTTCGAGAGGTAATTCTAATGAGTGATTACTTTATTCTCACCAATGATAATCAAAATTTCAAAGAGATTGAAGTAATGCGGGGCATTCATTTGCAAATATACACAGGGGAAAACCACAGTTTTTATGTGGATTTCCTGTAATGGGGTCTCAAATAAATTTTCTAAATTGGAAAACTCCCCCATTTTAAAAGCCACTCAAAATGAGGTGTGTGTATTTCTTACCCTAAAATTGGCTTCCCTAATTTTTTGAATATTTAAAAATTACCGAATATGAAAGCCACGTTCCACTCTTATTTCTCATTTTTTGCTTTTTTTCAGTACCAATTTCAGCTCAATATGGACGGTTTACAGAAGAAGAAAGACTTCGCGAACTCAGGAAAAATAGCGAACCATTACGTTTGCTTGTAGAGGATATCCGTAGGGCGGTTTACCCAAGCGAAAAGGACTTGGACGACTGTC
Encoded here:
- a CDS encoding iron-containing alcohol dehydrogenase family protein: MVPRVVFGQGSFSQLGEILLPKRKNADAPFIFLIDDYFETRDLVAQIPLMFNDKIIFVSADEEPKTAQVDALVKLIKEEYSELPSGIIGIGGGTLLDLAKAVSILLNNNGLAENYQGWDLVNKPALYHVGIPTISGTGAEVSRTTVLLGPEKKLGINSDFTTYDQVLLDPDLTKTVPKEQWFYTGMDCYIHCIESLTGTYLNAFSQSYGEKALELCKDVFLKDIPASESRDKLMMASWHGGMSIAYSQVGIAHAMSYGLSYLLGIKHGIGNCIVFQHLEEFYPEGVALFNKMVEKHDIKLPKGVCANLTQNDFDVMVNVALGLDALWENALGKEWKTIMTPERLQTIYQKI
- a CDS encoding 1-acyl-sn-glycerol-3-phosphate acyltransferase, which translates into the protein MHTLAKFIYYRILGWKLNGTFPNLDQCVVIVVPHTHWIDFFLGLLVRKVVNQEINYIGKKSLFKPPFGWFFRWTGGAPVDRSKNSNTVDSVVQIFKERKIFRFALAPEGTRKKVDHLRTGFYHIAKKAKVPIVMVAFDFGKKEVKISEPFHPTDNQQADFKRIHNFYKGVVGKIAEYSF
- a CDS encoding HAD family hydrolase, whose translation is MEVDFSNIKVIGFDADDTLWVNETYFRETEERFADLLEGYETKNKVDQELFKKEMDNLEIYGYGIKGFMLSMIESALELSNNKIPQETISEILKLGKDMISHPVELLDGVEEVLSKLVDKYRLIVLTKGDLLDQERKLEKSGLSKYFHHVEVLSDKKESNYSNLLEHLNIEVDEFLMIGNSLKSDVLPILKIGAKAVHVPFHTTWAHEMVTETEQMNDHLKLNSLKDILKYLNKH
- a CDS encoding ATP-dependent RecD-like DNA helicase, translated to MDKPTALNFLSILTEKFPHVPTIKQDVALEKLAHFVVNGKKDDIFLLKGFAGTGKTTIVATMVSSLWKIRMSSVLMAPTGRAAKVMSVYSGNKAFTIHKKIYFPKKQAGGGVQFVLAPNKHRNTIFIVDEASMIPDTPADSKLFENGSLLDDLMFYVHSGHNCKLILIGDTAQLPPVKLEISPALEEDRLSLNYNKEVECLELDEVMRQSDDSGILYNATNLREQLQSQFFDGFKFETGPFKDIVRLIDGTEIQEAIDSSYSENGKEETVIIVRSNKRANLYNQNIRERILFLDNDIAVGDYMMVVKNNYFWLKPNSEAGFIANGDIIEVLELFAIKELYGFTFAEVKVKMVDYPNQKPFETVLLLDTINAQTPSLSYEDGNKLYQEVMKDYAHEKSKYKKFLGVKNNKYFNALQVKFSYAITCHKSQGGQWDTVFVEQPYLPNGVDKDYLRWLYTAVTRAKRQLFLIGFKDDFFLD
- the kdsB gene encoding 3-deoxy-manno-octulosonate cytidylyltransferase, which codes for MIPARYQASRFPAKLMQDLCGKPVIVRTYEAAINTGLFDAVYVVTDSTIISDVISKMGGNVVMSKNEHQSGSDRIAEAVEDMDVDIVINVQGDEPFIDGESLGKIIEVFKKDDKKEIDLASLMTPITDWEEISNPNTVKVIVDNQNCALYFSRSPIPYPRDKEVDATYYKHKGIYAFRKRALMDFQRLPMLPLEAKEKIEAIRFLEYGKKIKMVETHVTGIEIDTPEDLERAVKAWK
- a CDS encoding DUF4126 domain-containing protein; the encoded protein is MTPDTIISIFLGIGLAASVGFRVFLPLFALSLAAYLGAWELNDNWQWIGSLAALITLGVATIMEIFAYFIPWVDNALDSIAIPLAGIAGTAVMVSTVADLDPVVTWSLAIIAGGGTATAIKGANATGRLTSTATTGGIANPIVSTVETGAAVVVSTASILVPPIAAILVIIILIFIFRIYRKLRPKTK